A stretch of the Microcella sp. genome encodes the following:
- a CDS encoding aminotransferase class I/II-fold pyridoxal phosphate-dependent enzyme, producing the protein MVDTADAPWMRVARAAGLVDRSGLVRTTIFAEMSALAAQHGAINLGQGFPDDDAPPIVLETAIGAIQAGVNQYPPGRGFADLRQAIAEHQQRFYGLSVDPGTEVLVTAGATEAVAASLLALAGPGDEVITLEPFYDAYAAVIGLSGARHVTIPLSETGFQPTSAAIDAAFSDRTRVIVLNSPHNPTGSILAAEHIERIVALAAKHDAVIVSDEVYEHLVFDGRQHVPVASTPGAAERTLTVSSAAKTFSVTGWKIGWVTGPAALIDAVIAVKQWLTYVNGAPFQGAVAEGLRLPDSFFDELRGTMQRRRDLLATGLTDAGFTIEPTAGSYFIVADGAALGLGDAATSARELAVDPGVVAIPLSSFGQPGGPVSATALRFAFCKADEAIAEAVTRLQSLRR; encoded by the coding sequence ATGGTCGACACCGCCGATGCCCCGTGGATGCGCGTCGCGCGCGCGGCGGGACTCGTCGACAGGTCGGGCCTCGTGCGCACGACGATCTTTGCCGAGATGTCGGCACTGGCCGCGCAGCACGGGGCGATCAACCTCGGCCAGGGCTTCCCTGACGACGACGCTCCCCCGATCGTGCTCGAGACCGCGATCGGGGCGATTCAGGCCGGCGTCAACCAGTACCCGCCGGGTCGCGGGTTCGCCGACCTGCGGCAGGCGATCGCCGAGCACCAGCAGCGGTTCTACGGGCTGAGCGTCGACCCCGGCACCGAGGTGCTCGTCACCGCGGGCGCGACCGAGGCGGTCGCCGCGAGCCTGCTCGCCCTCGCCGGCCCTGGTGACGAGGTCATCACACTCGAGCCGTTCTACGACGCCTATGCGGCCGTGATCGGCTTGAGCGGGGCGCGGCACGTCACCATTCCGCTCAGCGAGACAGGCTTTCAGCCGACCTCTGCCGCGATCGATGCAGCCTTCAGCGACCGCACGCGCGTCATCGTGCTCAACTCGCCCCACAACCCGACGGGCTCGATTCTTGCCGCCGAGCACATCGAGCGCATCGTCGCCCTGGCCGCGAAGCATGACGCCGTCATCGTGAGCGACGAGGTCTACGAGCACCTCGTCTTCGACGGTCGGCAGCACGTGCCTGTCGCGAGCACGCCCGGCGCCGCCGAGCGAACGCTCACCGTGTCGAGCGCGGCCAAGACCTTCTCGGTCACGGGTTGGAAGATCGGATGGGTCACCGGTCCGGCCGCCCTCATCGACGCGGTCATCGCCGTCAAGCAGTGGCTCACCTACGTCAACGGGGCGCCGTTCCAGGGCGCCGTGGCCGAAGGGCTGCGGCTGCCCGACAGCTTCTTCGACGAGCTGCGCGGCACGATGCAGCGCCGCCGCGACCTTCTCGCGACGGGTCTCACCGACGCCGGCTTCACGATCGAGCCGACGGCGGGCTCCTACTTCATCGTCGCCGACGGCGCGGCCCTCGGGCTCGGCGACGCGGCGACGAGCGCACGCGAGCTCGCGGTCGACCCGGGCGTCGTGGCGATTCCGCTCAGCTCGTTCGGCCAACCGGGCGGTCCGGTCAGCGCCACGGCTCTGCGCTTCGCCTTCTGCAAGGCCGACGAGGCGATCGCCGAAGCGGTGACGCGCCTGCAGAGCCTGCGCCGCTAG
- a CDS encoding hybrid sensor histidine kinase/response regulator, whose product MISVAYEKWVGTPGDRAPHPVFRALRESRLDSFLADSQDDGVLIVDRDGSIIDCNRALTHRTGHSRHEVIGRTMVEIVVPSHQRRIRAALADSASGDGVRVRATGIKASGDTCELAITFVPLFDHNSHALGSLVITQNLSEAADVLRDRERQGALLALAGRVAGFVGFSLDRDSGDLVWSGALPAVPGALPSTLDQFMAALSTTDGARLARALEKSERESRLLDITLSVSTSAGERHLRLVGEPAIVPGSMRPALSGAAHDVTDAVVEQQQRREVEQLLSTTVNAMTDGLGIIDADWRFTFVNDRMVQMIGVDRDAVIGSTLWAVVPELGGTEFEIGFRSAVETASTVHVRDRIDARDAWLEAIAYPSGGGLAVHLRDITDSEVAALRYRHAQEQLATLGGLLDISRDAIVVRDPQHRIRYANAGALDLYGWQADSIIGSDSRDLLTIDPDLAEHAMATVLAEEHWSGRFEVRTGDGRDIVVSSRWQLMRDDRGEPEAVLSVSADVTDEVSREESLRRTERLESLGTFAGGIAHDLNNVLTPILMASQLLGSSLEGTPDRDVVAMIETAARRGADMVRQVLAFTRGVESRIESIELAALLDELQAMVRESLRPSIELVVESPSQPVTFSGDATQLLQVLANLVSNANDAIEGPGAVTIKSRLEIDDDASDNCVVIDVIDDGHGISPEVIARLWEPFFTTKPVGEGTGLGLPMAAAIMRSHGGSISAHSDGESGSCFTLRLPAAASAVVSTPTGEVPSSPMPRGHGELVLVVDDEQAIRSVVRQVLAAHGYEVFVASSGREARLLIDSGRVMPDLVLSDVTMPHGDGIELVEQLIDDESTVPIILMSGLEDRATVSQPVGRRARGFLVKPLSTPTLLHAVHDALTHHSRERAMS is encoded by the coding sequence ATGATCTCGGTGGCCTACGAGAAGTGGGTCGGAACCCCCGGAGATAGAGCTCCGCATCCGGTCTTTCGGGCACTGCGTGAGTCGAGACTCGACAGCTTTCTCGCCGACAGCCAAGACGACGGCGTACTGATCGTCGACCGTGACGGAAGCATCATCGACTGCAATCGGGCCCTGACTCATCGCACCGGCCACTCGCGTCACGAAGTGATCGGCCGCACCATGGTCGAGATCGTCGTGCCGTCTCACCAGCGTCGTATCCGCGCTGCTCTCGCCGATTCCGCGAGCGGTGACGGGGTGCGAGTGCGGGCTACGGGAATCAAGGCCTCAGGCGACACCTGTGAACTGGCGATCACCTTCGTTCCGCTCTTCGACCACAACAGCCACGCGCTCGGCTCGCTCGTCATCACACAGAACCTCTCGGAGGCGGCTGACGTGCTGCGCGACCGTGAGCGGCAGGGTGCCCTGCTCGCGCTGGCCGGGCGAGTCGCCGGATTCGTCGGGTTCAGTCTTGATCGCGATTCTGGTGACCTTGTCTGGTCGGGCGCGCTTCCGGCAGTGCCCGGCGCGCTGCCGTCGACGCTCGACCAGTTCATGGCTGCGCTGTCGACGACGGATGGCGCGCGGCTGGCTCGCGCGCTCGAGAAGTCAGAACGTGAAAGTCGCTTGCTCGACATCACCCTCTCGGTTTCGACGTCTGCCGGAGAACGGCACCTGCGCCTGGTCGGCGAGCCCGCAATTGTGCCCGGCTCGATGCGACCAGCGCTCAGCGGCGCAGCCCACGACGTCACCGACGCCGTGGTCGAGCAGCAGCAGCGACGCGAGGTCGAGCAGTTGCTGTCGACGACCGTGAACGCCATGACAGACGGGCTGGGCATCATCGATGCCGACTGGCGCTTCACCTTCGTCAACGATCGCATGGTGCAGATGATCGGGGTCGACCGCGATGCGGTCATCGGTTCGACCCTATGGGCCGTCGTGCCCGAGCTCGGCGGCACCGAGTTCGAGATCGGCTTTCGCTCTGCTGTCGAGACCGCCTCGACCGTGCACGTGCGAGACCGCATCGATGCGCGCGATGCCTGGCTCGAGGCGATCGCTTACCCGAGCGGTGGCGGTCTCGCGGTGCACTTGCGCGACATCACCGACAGCGAGGTCGCCGCACTGAGGTACCGCCATGCGCAAGAGCAGCTGGCGACGTTGGGAGGCCTGCTCGACATCTCACGTGACGCCATCGTCGTGCGCGATCCGCAGCATCGCATCCGCTACGCCAACGCCGGCGCTCTGGACCTCTACGGCTGGCAGGCCGACAGCATCATCGGATCAGATTCGCGCGACCTGCTCACGATCGACCCCGACCTCGCCGAGCATGCCATGGCCACGGTGCTGGCCGAAGAACACTGGTCGGGTCGCTTCGAGGTGCGCACGGGCGATGGCCGCGACATCGTGGTGTCGAGCCGTTGGCAACTCATGCGTGACGATCGCGGCGAGCCCGAAGCCGTGCTCTCCGTGTCGGCAGACGTCACCGACGAGGTGTCGCGTGAAGAGTCGCTGCGCCGCACCGAACGTCTCGAGTCGCTCGGCACCTTCGCGGGCGGAATTGCGCACGACCTTAACAATGTGCTGACTCCGATACTCATGGCGTCGCAGTTGCTGGGCTCGTCGCTCGAGGGCACCCCTGACCGCGACGTCGTCGCCATGATCGAGACCGCTGCTCGGCGCGGAGCCGACATGGTACGTCAAGTGCTCGCTTTCACACGGGGCGTCGAGAGCCGCATTGAGAGCATCGAGCTCGCCGCGCTGCTCGACGAGTTGCAGGCGATGGTGCGCGAATCTCTGCGACCGTCGATCGAGCTCGTCGTCGAGTCACCCAGCCAACCGGTGACGTTCTCAGGCGACGCGACGCAACTGCTACAGGTGCTGGCCAATCTGGTGTCGAACGCCAACGATGCGATCGAGGGGCCCGGCGCCGTCACCATTAAGTCGCGGCTGGAAATCGACGACGACGCCTCAGACAACTGCGTGGTCATCGACGTGATCGACGACGGTCACGGCATCAGTCCCGAGGTCATCGCTCGCCTCTGGGAGCCGTTCTTCACGACCAAGCCTGTCGGCGAGGGCACCGGACTCGGCCTGCCGATGGCCGCAGCGATTATGCGCAGCCACGGCGGATCCATCAGTGCGCACAGCGACGGAGAGTCGGGCTCGTGCTTCACCCTGCGGCTTCCCGCAGCCGCCTCTGCCGTGGTGTCGACGCCAACGGGAGAAGTGCCCAGCTCACCGATGCCCCGCGGCCACGGCGAGCTGGTACTCGTGGTCGATGATGAGCAGGCCATCCGCTCTGTGGTGCGCCAGGTACTCGCGGCGCACGGCTACGAGGTGTTCGTGGCGTCGAGCGGCCGTGAGGCCCGGCTTCTCATCGACTCCGGACGCGTGATGCCCGACCTCGTGCTCAGCGACGTCACCATGCCCCACGGCGACGGAATCGAGCTGGTCGAGCAGTTGATCGACGATGAGTCGACTGTTCCGATCATTCTCATGAGCGGCCTCGAAGACCGAGCCACGGTCTCGCAGCCGGTCGGTCGTCGGGCGCGTGGCTTCTTGGTCAAGCCGCTCTCGACGCCCACGCTGCTGCACGCCGTGCACGACGCACTCACGCACCACTCACGAGAGAGAGCCATGTCATGA
- a CDS encoding response regulator, which produces MTATPQEGLWRILAVDDDPLIATLVADGLRSHGHVVTVASSPQDARSMLDDVDPHILMCDLNFVSGESGAEFVSSVREARPWVACVVLSSHRSPELAVPDAHLLPADVVYMVKSTVRSVAHIVEAVEAAMTGRALPSVVHAADKGTVTVTAVQAEVLRILASGASTRALAEKRGTSIRAVESLLVRLYGTLGLDTSRESNPRVEAIRMWQTGRVRVRHSARREATLVS; this is translated from the coding sequence ATGACTGCTACCCCGCAAGAGGGACTGTGGCGCATCCTCGCCGTCGACGACGACCCGCTCATCGCGACACTGGTCGCCGATGGTCTGCGATCGCACGGGCACGTCGTGACCGTGGCGTCGTCGCCTCAGGATGCTCGCTCGATGCTCGACGACGTCGACCCTCACATTCTCATGTGCGATTTGAATTTCGTCAGTGGCGAGTCGGGTGCCGAGTTCGTCTCGAGCGTGCGCGAAGCGCGACCCTGGGTCGCGTGCGTCGTGCTGTCGAGCCATCGATCGCCCGAACTCGCGGTGCCTGACGCGCATCTGTTGCCCGCCGACGTCGTCTACATGGTGAAGTCGACCGTGCGCTCGGTGGCGCACATCGTCGAGGCGGTCGAGGCAGCGATGACGGGTCGCGCACTCCCCTCGGTGGTCCACGCGGCAGATAAAGGCACGGTCACCGTGACCGCGGTGCAGGCCGAGGTCTTGCGCATTCTGGCGAGCGGCGCGTCGACGCGCGCCCTCGCTGAGAAGCGCGGCACTTCTATCCGGGCGGTCGAGAGCCTCTTGGTGCGTCTCTACGGCACGCTCGGGCTCGACACCTCGCGCGAATCGAATCCTCGGGTTGAGGCGATTCGCATGTGGCAGACCGGGCGCGTGCGCGTGCGGCACTCGGCTCGCCGGGAGGCAACCCTTGTATCGTGA
- a CDS encoding GGDEF domain-containing protein yields the protein MYRELLRQNRSRELVADFLDQFITRHGWWAARAAWVSEEGMVVEPWRVNPSAPRALDALPHLQNPAQPIDPGAARFPDPILVGVADVQCTRGATSAFDTAGVTQLTVVDVAGMLDFDVRLVFAAPPEHAAAPEVLEALRTSAALLPTVFRQEVEREELRFGSMHDPMTRLLNRSGLEELAQRVPAGTQARAVIYIDLDGFKEVNDSHGHAAGDHLIVETARHLQRLVRPTDLVGRVGGDEFVVVATSVLDEMAAVTLAQRLVAALSRDTVVASGAVASIAASGGVAVWPPEMSFADAVASADALMYEAKRIGGGIAVQDATGRVLVRDPLGGDAEPEEVERGRAAVLAAAVLEVLGDEMWGGHLLLRGELCTEPIDHSISLIEASLAPLVDRGSMSRLVIEPRGRGWSREGLLLDLVERLLAHYPGTELLLMVDSQPSSVELRLVVEEIRARLGVGLVLGGIGAASGGDVRMIAQTSPDALALDRETALNLGRTQPPGIAAILAGALAQALGAALIMPAMPSSLEPHRLADWGLNLAITPIADPHPEKRNA from the coding sequence TTGTATCGTGAGCTGCTGCGGCAGAACCGTTCGCGCGAACTCGTTGCCGATTTTCTCGATCAGTTCATCACCAGGCACGGGTGGTGGGCAGCCCGGGCGGCCTGGGTGAGCGAAGAGGGCATGGTCGTCGAGCCCTGGAGGGTGAACCCGAGCGCGCCGCGCGCACTTGATGCCCTGCCTCACTTGCAGAACCCGGCGCAGCCGATCGATCCTGGGGCCGCACGGTTTCCTGATCCGATACTCGTCGGCGTCGCCGATGTGCAATGCACGCGGGGCGCGACAAGCGCGTTCGACACCGCCGGTGTCACCCAGCTAACCGTGGTCGACGTCGCGGGCATGCTCGACTTCGACGTGCGTCTCGTCTTCGCGGCGCCTCCTGAGCACGCGGCCGCACCCGAAGTGCTCGAGGCTTTGCGCACGAGCGCAGCGTTGCTACCGACGGTGTTTAGGCAAGAGGTCGAGCGCGAAGAACTGCGGTTCGGCTCGATGCACGACCCCATGACACGACTGCTCAATCGTTCGGGCCTTGAAGAATTGGCGCAGCGCGTGCCAGCCGGCACACAAGCACGAGCAGTCATCTACATCGATCTCGATGGCTTCAAAGAGGTCAACGACTCGCACGGCCACGCGGCTGGTGATCATCTGATCGTCGAGACTGCCCGCCATCTGCAGCGACTGGTGCGCCCCACCGATCTTGTGGGGCGCGTCGGCGGCGATGAGTTCGTGGTCGTGGCAACCTCGGTGCTCGACGAGATGGCGGCCGTGACACTCGCTCAGCGACTCGTCGCCGCGTTGTCGCGCGACACGGTAGTCGCGAGCGGTGCGGTCGCCTCAATCGCCGCGAGCGGAGGAGTCGCCGTGTGGCCCCCCGAGATGTCGTTCGCCGATGCCGTCGCCTCAGCCGACGCTCTCATGTACGAGGCCAAACGGATCGGCGGCGGAATCGCCGTGCAGGATGCCACGGGCCGGGTGCTCGTTCGTGACCCGCTCGGCGGCGATGCCGAGCCCGAAGAGGTCGAACGAGGCCGGGCCGCGGTGCTCGCGGCTGCAGTGCTCGAGGTGCTCGGTGATGAGATGTGGGGCGGCCACCTGCTGCTGCGAGGCGAGCTCTGCACTGAACCGATCGATCACTCGATCTCGCTCATCGAAGCATCACTCGCTCCGCTGGTCGATCGAGGCTCGATGTCGCGATTGGTGATCGAGCCTCGCGGCCGGGGTTGGTCGCGCGAAGGCCTCTTGCTTGACCTCGTCGAGAGATTGCTCGCGCACTACCCGGGCACCGAGCTTCTGCTCATGGTTGACAGTCAGCCATCGTCGGTCGAATTGCGCCTCGTTGTCGAAGAGATTCGTGCGCGGCTCGGAGTGGGGCTGGTGCTCGGCGGCATCGGCGCAGCGTCGGGCGGAGACGTGCGCATGATCGCCCAGACCTCGCCCGACGCCCTCGCGCTCGATCGCGAGACCGCGTTGAATCTTGGTCGCACCCAGCCGCCCGGTATCGCTGCGATTCTTGCCGGAGCGCTCGCCCAGGCGCTCGGAGCCGCCCTGATCATGCCCGCGATGCCGAGCTCGCTCGAGCCCCACCGCCTGGCCGATTGGGGCCTGAACCTCGCGATTACCCCGATCGCTGATCCGCATCCCGAAAAGAGAAACGCATGA
- a CDS encoding molybdopterin-dependent oxidoreductase: protein MTMSPLHATLALASALILAGCAPVDDTPAPVSSNTSTETDADASAYGGFAIDPPADDEIVLTIEAAADRDFTYSELQQLATVEISILEPFVNQRQSFSGVPLADLLGLAGITASDRIETIALNDYRFADSASQWADADALLAVYRDGALIPMDQGGPIRIVFAEDSAAYGQLDAWNWSLRTIAVVE from the coding sequence ATGACCATGTCGCCCTTGCACGCCACGCTTGCCCTGGCCTCGGCCCTGATACTGGCAGGATGCGCGCCCGTCGACGACACGCCGGCTCCTGTCTCGAGCAATACGAGCACGGAAACCGATGCAGACGCGAGCGCCTACGGCGGTTTCGCTATCGACCCGCCCGCCGATGATGAGATCGTGCTGACGATCGAGGCAGCTGCCGACCGTGACTTTACCTACAGCGAGCTTCAGCAACTGGCAACCGTGGAGATCAGCATTCTGGAGCCGTTCGTGAATCAGAGGCAATCGTTCAGTGGAGTACCGCTCGCTGATCTGCTGGGTCTCGCCGGCATCACGGCGAGCGACCGCATCGAGACCATCGCCCTCAACGACTACCGTTTCGCCGACAGCGCCTCGCAGTGGGCAGACGCCGATGCGCTGCTTGCTGTCTACCGCGACGGAGCGTTGATTCCGATGGACCAGGGTGGCCCCATTCGCATCGTCTTCGCCGAAGACTCTGCGGCCTACGGCCAGCTCGATGCCTGGAACTGGAGCCTTCGCACCATCGCCGTGGTCGAGTAG
- a CDS encoding putative bifunctional diguanylate cyclase/phosphodiesterase codes for MTPGGTEPRTWQGLLSLRGGQWMLIAGLLTAVGALLVSSVFSVAAHESELEGIFSQEGDGTAMTLVQRESFGVIVAIDSWARDDATVREVQIARAGLGQRLQVVTESGSTTFELTGPDYRDSLLDLDAVIRSLQNDALAERLVERRAIAATVDNFATQSRELSAVFQQITRDNSVAAIERRASVEQLQAIMAGVIVLMGVLLAVWLSVDLRQSYLQASQRLTAETRRLDSARRSLALRHELDGLARTWSDAIASGLPLSEILTTARADLGRLLPTVPLDVIEHARGGVRFVVADHAPVGVGDDPVDLEVDDDDVSAALERANESVALAEIRDLDQRRFEIERQHDPLTGLPTRELLPSSVTDATARARRRRETVVALALVDINRFADFNSSFGHAEGDQLLIEVAQRLQSHCGSSHRVLRLSADEFALVGSFVSESAARAAIDSISDAVSITTTVSGQSVAIAVTVGAVISSSGHDGAETLIQQAATALAAAQSDAPRRTVRYFTKEHDGHLMGVMREESALRSALHSGEFVMHYQPIVALETGAIAACEALVRWNRPGVGVVGPNDFLPAVARAGLTVDLGWQIIEQSLDAWGVQRAIARGRLDDTYLSINLDAAQLAIPTLADYILTAAERSGVPARCVVLEVTEHALLVGDVAIGQLETLRDQGVRIALDDFGTGYSSLSQASSLPLDILKIDRSFLPSPRLDQQQLSLIGDILSIATTLQLAVTAEGIETAAVAHDLRELGVDFGQGWHYARPMPIAEFASWLDEHDAVRITAT; via the coding sequence ATGACCCCGGGGGGGACTGAACCGCGCACCTGGCAGGGCTTGCTCTCACTGCGAGGCGGACAATGGATGCTGATCGCCGGGCTGCTGACCGCTGTCGGCGCGCTGCTCGTGTCATCGGTGTTCTCGGTCGCGGCGCACGAGAGCGAGCTCGAGGGCATCTTCAGCCAGGAGGGCGATGGCACAGCCATGACGCTCGTGCAGCGAGAATCTTTCGGGGTCATCGTCGCCATCGACTCATGGGCGCGCGACGACGCGACCGTGCGCGAAGTGCAGATCGCTCGAGCAGGTCTGGGGCAGCGCCTGCAGGTGGTGACCGAGTCGGGCTCGACTACGTTCGAGCTCACCGGCCCCGATTACCGAGACAGCCTGCTCGATCTCGACGCCGTCATCCGTTCACTGCAGAATGATGCTCTGGCTGAGCGCCTCGTCGAGCGCCGCGCCATCGCAGCCACGGTTGACAACTTCGCGACGCAGTCGCGTGAACTCAGCGCGGTATTCCAGCAGATTACGCGCGACAACTCTGTCGCCGCGATCGAACGTCGTGCCTCGGTAGAGCAGCTGCAGGCGATCATGGCGGGGGTCATCGTGCTCATGGGCGTGCTGCTCGCGGTGTGGCTCTCAGTAGACCTGCGGCAGTCGTACCTGCAGGCCTCGCAGCGGTTGACGGCCGAGACACGCCGACTCGACTCGGCGCGCCGCAGTCTGGCGCTGCGGCACGAGCTCGATGGGCTCGCCCGCACCTGGAGCGACGCCATCGCGAGTGGTCTGCCACTGTCTGAGATCCTCACGACCGCTCGAGCCGATCTCGGTCGGCTCTTGCCCACCGTGCCGCTCGACGTGATCGAGCACGCGCGTGGCGGCGTGCGATTCGTCGTCGCTGACCATGCGCCGGTGGGCGTGGGCGACGACCCCGTCGACCTCGAGGTTGATGACGACGACGTCTCTGCAGCGCTCGAGCGGGCGAACGAGAGTGTTGCGCTGGCAGAGATTCGCGACCTCGATCAGCGCCGCTTCGAGATCGAGCGCCAGCACGACCCGCTCACGGGCCTACCCACTCGCGAACTGCTGCCCAGCAGCGTCACGGATGCGACTGCGCGCGCTCGTCGACGCCGCGAGACTGTCGTCGCGCTGGCCCTCGTCGACATCAATCGCTTTGCCGACTTCAACAGCTCGTTCGGGCACGCCGAGGGCGACCAGCTGCTCATCGAGGTTGCCCAGCGGTTGCAGTCGCACTGCGGCTCTTCGCACCGTGTGCTGCGTCTCTCGGCAGATGAGTTCGCCCTGGTGGGGTCGTTCGTCAGCGAGTCGGCGGCCCGTGCAGCGATCGACAGCATTTCCGATGCCGTGTCGATCACGACCACGGTCTCGGGCCAGTCGGTCGCCATCGCCGTCACCGTCGGAGCAGTGATCTCTTCTTCGGGCCACGACGGAGCCGAGACTCTGATTCAGCAGGCGGCAACTGCGTTAGCGGCGGCGCAGAGCGACGCGCCTCGCCGCACTGTACGGTACTTCACGAAAGAGCACGATGGGCATCTCATGGGCGTCATGCGCGAAGAGTCGGCGCTGCGCTCGGCACTGCACTCGGGCGAATTCGTCATGCACTACCAGCCCATCGTCGCGCTCGAGACGGGTGCGATCGCCGCGTGCGAGGCGCTCGTGCGGTGGAACCGGCCAGGCGTGGGCGTCGTCGGCCCGAACGACTTCTTGCCCGCGGTCGCTCGAGCCGGCCTGACGGTCGACCTCGGATGGCAGATCATTGAGCAATCGCTCGATGCGTGGGGGGTGCAGCGCGCAATCGCGCGCGGCCGGCTCGACGACACCTATTTGTCGATCAATCTCGACGCGGCACAGTTGGCGATTCCGACGCTGGCCGACTACATCCTCACCGCGGCCGAGCGCAGCGGAGTGCCGGCACGCTGTGTCGTGCTCGAGGTCACCGAACATGCGCTGCTCGTCGGCGACGTGGCCATCGGCCAGCTCGAGACCTTGCGCGACCAAGGTGTGCGCATCGCCCTCGACGACTTCGGCACGGGTTATTCGAGCTTGTCGCAGGCGAGCTCGCTGCCTCTCGACATTCTCAAGATCGATCGCTCATTCTTGCCTTCGCCTCGCCTCGACCAGCAGCAGCTCTCACTGATTGGCGACATTCTGTCGATCGCGACGACGCTCCAGCTCGCGGTGACGGCCGAGGGCATTGAGACGGCTGCGGTAGCGCACGACCTGCGCGAGCTGGGGGTCGACTTCGGCCAAGGCTGGCACTATGCACGGCCGATGCCGATCGCCGAGTTCGCTTCGTGGCTCGATGAGCATGACGCGGTGCGCATCACGGCGACGTGA